The nucleotide window TCAGTGACGATACGAGAGAAGGCAGCGATAGTTGCAGCTAGAAGAGGGAAGCGCGTTTCCCAAATTAAGGTACATGCCACACGTGTGGTTGATACGCCAAGCGTGCGCGCCGTTTCAACCGCTCGGCGGTCACTGGCTTGGAGAGCGCCGTGCATCATCGCGACTAGGATTGGGAAACAGATCAGCATCTGACCTAGAATCATCGCCTTTTGAGTGAACAGTAATTCCCAATCACCGAGTGGGCCAGAACGAGAGAGCATCATGTACATCAACAAACCGATAACCACGGTTGGGATAGCTTGCAGGGTGTTGATCACCGATAACAATGCCCACTTCCCGGGGAACTCGGTATAAGCCAATAAAAAAGCCATAAGGATTGCAGGAACAATCACTAATGAGATGGCGGACAAAGATACGCTGAAAGATACCGCGACGATTTTCCACAATTCGTGGTCAAAACTCACTAGTAGGTTCATTGCATCAATCGTTGTTTGCCATAGGGTCATGAAGTATCTCGTGTGAATCGATAATAGATCTTTATCGGTAATGACTGATGTTAATCATAGCTGACACAAACTATTTGAGCTTGAATTGGCCAGCTATTGTTTTTAAGAGTGCTTCGTTAACTGTTTAGCTAAGTGTAGTGCTTGTTGGTTTTGACTACACCTTCAACGCTACGCTTTACTTACAACCAACGACTCATTACTTACAATCAACTATTCTAAGCTTGCAACCAACTATTCTGCGCTCGCAACAAACAGCTGTTTGCCGTGCAGTTTAAAGTCGTTTATCAATTTCTGACCTTTAGGGTTAACCAGCCAGTCACTGAATACTTTCGCAGCTTGGTAGTTGATGCTCGGGTAGCGTTCTGGGTTAACAAGAATCACTTGGTAAGGGTTAAACAGGTTCTTGTCACCTTGGAAAAGGATTTTAAGATCCAATTTGTTTTGGTAAGCCAACCAAGTACCACGGTCTGTCATGGTGTAGCCTTGCATCTCTGACGCCATGTTCAGAGTAGGGCCCATGCCTTGACCAACACTGCGATAACCACCGAA belongs to Vibrio splendidus and includes:
- a CDS encoding ABC transporter permease, coding for MTLWQTTIDAMNLLVSFDHELWKIVAVSFSVSLSAISLVIVPAILMAFLLAYTEFPGKWALLSVINTLQAIPTVVIGLLMYMMLSRSGPLGDWELLFTQKAMILGQMLICFPILVAMMHGALQASDRRAVETARTLGVSTTRVACTLIWETRFPLLAATIAAFSRIVTEVGCSMMVGGNIMGMTRNIPTAIAMESHKGAFAQGVALGMVLLALALALNFFLSSVRGKGYLRT